The genomic DNA GGACACCTATCCCAACCAGCTGGAGGTCATCACCGCCGAGCAGATGATGGACGCCTACTCCAGCGTGGGCATGCCGGTGAACTACCGCCACTGGAGCTACGGCAAGGAGTTCCTGGCCACCGAGCGGCGCTACCGGCGCGGCCACATGGGGCTGGCCTACGAGATCGTCATCAACGCCAACCCCTGCATCAGCTACCTGATGGAGGAGAACACCACCGCCATGCAGGCGCTGGTGATCGCGCATGCGGCCTACGGGCACAACAGCTTCTTCAAGGGCAACTACCTGTTTCGCATGTGGACGGACGCCTCCTCCATCATCGACTACCTGGTGTATGCCAAGGACTACGTGGCCCAGTGCGAGGAGCGCTACGGCTTCGATGAGGTGGAGCGGCTTCTGGATTCGTGCCACGCGCTGGCCAACTTTGGCGTGGACCGCTACCGCCGTCCCTCCAAGAAGAACCTGGCACGCGAGCGCCTGGAGCGCGAGCAGCGCGAGGCCTACGCGCAGCAGCAGGTCAACGAGCTGTGGCGCACCCTGCCCACGCGGCCCGGCAAGGACGGCGCGGCGCAGGAGCACAACCGCTTTCCGAAGGAGCCGCAGGAGAACATCCTGTACTTCATCGAGAAGAACGCGCCGCTGCTGGAGCCCTGGCAGCGCGAGGTCGTGCGCATCGTGCGCAAGGTCGCGCAGTATTTCTACCCCCAGCGGCAGAGCCAGGTCATGAACGAGGGCTGGGCCACTTTCTGGCACTACACCCTGCTCACCACCCTGTACGACGAGGGCTACCTGAGCGACGGGGTGATGATCGAATGGCTGGGCTCGCACACCAACGTGATCTTCCAGCCCCCCGTGGGGCACCGCGCCTACAGCGGCATCAACCCCTACGCGCTGGGTTTTTCCATGTACCGCGACATCCAGCGCATCTGCCAGAACCCCACGGCCGAAGACCGGCGCTGGTTCCCCGACATCGCGGGCTCCCCGTGGCTGCCCACGCTCGACCATGCCATGCGCAACTTCAAGGACGAGAGCTTCATCGGCCAGTACCTGAGCCCGCACCTGATGCGCGAGATGCGGCTGTTCGCCCTGCACGACGATGCCAACGAGCGCGAGCTGGTGGTCAGCGAGATCCATGACGAGAACGGCTACCGCGGCCTGCGCCAGATGCTCTCGCAGCAATACGACCTGGGCACGCGCGAGCCCAACATCCAGGTGTGGAACGTGAACCTGCGCGGTGACCGCAGCCTGACCCTGCGCCATACCCAGTACCAGGGCCGCCCGCTGGGCGACGACACGCAGGAGGTGCTCAGGCACGTGGCGCGCCTGTGGGGTTTTGGCGTGCAGATCGAGAGCGTGGACGCCTACGGCAACCACCCGGTGCTGCTGCACACGGTGCCTGGGTCCATTGCGTGAGCGCGTTCCAGCCGCCGCTGCGGTGGCTGGAACGGCCCTGCCGTGCCGGTGGCGCCACTGCAATCACTGCCTTGATGCTATCAATTCAATAGCTTGCAACGCTTTATGGATAAGCGTAAGAGCCTCTTTTTGCTGAAAGTTCTGAAGCGGAGCGGGCCTCAGCCAGCCTGCGCCGCGCGCAGCGGACAGTCGGT from Acidovorax sp. A79 includes the following:
- a CDS encoding SpoVR family protein; translated protein: MNMTQYPVLERRIRDNPWKTALVGERRHRTVPEQLLPAGARPAQPLPDPGDWTFELIERYHGAIAATAERFGLDTYPNQLEVITAEQMMDAYSSVGMPVNYRHWSYGKEFLATERRYRRGHMGLAYEIVINANPCISYLMEENTTAMQALVIAHAAYGHNSFFKGNYLFRMWTDASSIIDYLVYAKDYVAQCEERYGFDEVERLLDSCHALANFGVDRYRRPSKKNLARERLEREQREAYAQQQVNELWRTLPTRPGKDGAAQEHNRFPKEPQENILYFIEKNAPLLEPWQREVVRIVRKVAQYFYPQRQSQVMNEGWATFWHYTLLTTLYDEGYLSDGVMIEWLGSHTNVIFQPPVGHRAYSGINPYALGFSMYRDIQRICQNPTAEDRRWFPDIAGSPWLPTLDHAMRNFKDESFIGQYLSPHLMREMRLFALHDDANERELVVSEIHDENGYRGLRQMLSQQYDLGTREPNIQVWNVNLRGDRSLTLRHTQYQGRPLGDDTQEVLRHVARLWGFGVQIESVDAYGNHPVLLHTVPGSIA